One Setaria viridis chromosome 5, Setaria_viridis_v4.0, whole genome shotgun sequence genomic region harbors:
- the LOC117856670 gene encoding uncharacterized protein has product MDTRRFPVLLSLLLAFFSVAAASDEIHGCGGFVEASSGLAKSRKASDSKLDYSDITVELCTVEGLVKESTQCAPNGYYFIPVYDKGSFMVRVKGPKGWSWKPDTVPVVIDHNGCNGNADINFQFTGFMISGKVVGAVGGKSCSKGGGPSGVKVELMTDSDELVASALTSSSGEYSFTNIIPGRYRLRASHPDYDMELRGSPEVDLRFGNVVADDVFFVSGYNIYGTVVAQGNPILGVHLYLYSNDVTEVPCPQGFGDAPREGALCHAISGADGKFMFRSLPCGSYELLPYYKGENTVFDISPSSLPVSVEHGHLTVPQKFQVTGFSVGGRVVDGYGAGVEGANVIVDGQSRAVTDSFGYYRLDQVTSKKYTITAEKDHYKFNRLENFMILPNLASIDDIRSVRYDVCGIVRTVTPNSKAMVTITHGPENVKPQRKLVGENGQFCFEVPTGEYQLSALPVDSERSSSLMFSPGSITVNVNGPLLDLAFSQSQVNVHGKVLCKEECNQNVLVSLVRLAGAVEQEKKTTTLEQDNVNFVFTKVFPGKYRIEVRHSSSEGSVKDVWCWDQNALNVDIGIDDVKDIVFVQKGYWIELVSTHDTEAYIQLPDSSKRDLSIKKGSQRICVETSGQHEIHLTNPCISFGSSSVLFDTANPMPVHINAKKYLVKGEIHVDMGSLQEDIDSKDIVVDVLKSDGSFVEKISTKPALGKSNQNDFTAFEYSIWADLGEDFIFVPHDSSTGRKKVLFYPARQQYSVSVNGCQDTVPQITAKAGLYLEGSVSPATSDVDIRILSAGKSNYAHLNKGDVATETKTDSDGSFFAGPLYNDIEYKVEASKDGYHLKQTGLYTFACQKLGQISVQIYGENSELLPSVLLSLSGEEGYRNNSISGSGGTFIFDNLFPGSFYLRPLLKEYKFNPSAVAIDLNSGESREAEFRATRVAYSAMGSVTLLTGQPKEGVFVEARSESTGYYEEATTDAFGRFRLRGLVPGSTYSIRVVAKDNLQLAAVERASPDYVSVDVGHEDITGIDFVVFERPEVTILSGHVEGDGIDMLQPHLSVEIRSAAEPSRVESVLPVPLSYYFEVRDLPKGKHLVQLRSGLPSHTHRFESELVEVDLEKQPQIHVGPLKYKTEERHQKQELTPAPVFPVIVGVSVIALVISMPRLKDLYQSAVGITSLGSGAAPIKKEPRKNIIRKRV; this is encoded by the exons ATGGATACCCGCCGCTTCCccgtcctcctctccctcctgctCGCCTTCTTCTCCGTCGCGGCCGCCTCCGACGAGATCCACGGATGCGGCGGCTTCGTCGAG GCGAGCTCCGGCTTGGCCAAGTCGAGGAAGGCGTCGGACTCCAAGCTCGACTACTCCGACATCACG GTTGAGCTGTGCACTGTTGAAGGTTTGGTTAAGGAAAGCACACAGTGTGCTCCTAATGGCTACTATTTTATTCCAGTCTATGACAAG GGTTCGTTCATGGTCAGAGTTAAGGGGCCCAAGGGATGGTCATGGAAGCCTGATACT GTTCCTGTTGTCATCGATCACAATGGGTGTAATGGAAATGCAGATATAAATTTCCAATTCACTGG GTTTATGATATCGGGTAAAGTAGTGGGCGCTGTTGGTGGTAAGAGCTGCTCAAAGGGGGGAGGACCTTCTGGTGTGAAAGTTGAGCTGATGACAGACTCTGATGAGTTGGTTGCATCTgcattaacatcatcatcaggAGAATATTCGTTTACAAACATAATTCCAG GGCGTTACAGATTACGCGCTTCTCATCCTGATTATGATATGGAGTTGAGAGGCTCACCAGAG GTTGACTTGCGATTTGGAAATGTTGTGGCAGATGATGTCTTCTTTGTATCTGGATACAACATCTATGGCACTGTGGTTGCACAG GGAAATCCGATATTGGGCGTCCACCTGTACTTATATTCAAATGATGTAACAGAGGTCCCTTGCCCACAAGGTTTCGGTGATGCACCCAGGGAAGGTGCTCTTTGCCATGCGATATCTGGTGCTGATGGGAAGTTCATGTTTAGATCACTACCTTGTG GTAGCTATGAGCTGTTGCCATACTATAAGGGGGAGAACACTGTCTTTGATATTTCACCATCTTCACTTCCTGTTTCCGTTGAGCATGGTCATTTGACTGTTCCCCAAAAATTCCAG GTTACTGGATTTTCTGTTGGAGGGCGTGTTGTTGATGGTTATGGTGCTGGTGTGGAGGGTGCCAATGTTATAGTCGATGGCCAGTCGAGAGCTGTTACAGATAGCTTTGGGTACTACAGACTTGATCAG GTTACATCCAAGAAGTATACTATAACAGCTGAGAAGGATCACTATAAGTTCAACCGTTTGGAGAATTTTATG ATTTTACCAAATTTGGCCAGCATTGATGATATCAGATCAGTTAGATATGATGTATGTGGTATTGTTCGGACAGTAACTCCGAATTCAAAAGCAATG GTGACTATAACACATGGACCTGAAAACGTAAAGCCGCAGCGGAAATTGGTGGGAGAAAATGGACAATTTTGCTTTGAG gTTCCTACTGGTGAATACCAGTTATCTGCATTACCTGTAGATTCTGAACGTTCTTCTAGTCTTATGTTTTCACCAGGATCTATTACTGTCAATGTAAATGGCCCATTGCTTGATCTGGCATTTTCTCAG TCCCAAGTCAATGTTCATGGTAAAGTCTTGTGCAAAGAGGAATGCAACCAAAATGTTCTGGTCTCACTTGTTAGATTAGCTGGGGCTGTTGAGCAGGAAAAGAAGACAACCACTTTGGAGCAAGATAATGTCAATTTTGTGTTCACAAAAGTATTTCCGGGAAAATATCGTATAGAG GTGAGGCATTCTTCATCTGAGGGCTCGGTTAAGGATGTTTGGTGCTGGGATCAAAATGCCTTGAATGTAGATATTGGCATTGATGATGTGAAGGATATTGTGTTTGTGCAAAAAGGCTACTGGATTGAGCTAGTTTCAACTCATGATACTGAAGCATATATTCAGCTGCCAGATTCTTCCAAACGTGACTTGTCGATAAAG AAAGGATCTCAAAGGATTTGTGTAGAAACTTCAGGGCAACATGAGATTCATTTAACAAATCCTTGTATTTCCTTCGGGAGTTCGTCTGTTTTGTTTGATACAGCTAATCCCATG CCGGTTCATATCAACGCAAAGAAGTATCTTGTAAAAGGTGAAATCCATGTGGACATGGGCTCCCTTCAGGAAGACATTGATTCAAAGGATATAGTCGTGGATGTCTTAAAGAGTGATGGCAGCTTTGTAGAAAAGATATCCACCAAACCTGCTCTTGGAAAGAGTAATCAAAATGACTTCACTGCATTTGAGTACTCTATTTGGGCTGACCTAGGGGAGGACTTCATCTTTGTCCCTCATGATTCTAG CACTGGAAGGAAAAAGGTCCTATTTTATCCAGCAAGACAACAG TATTCAGTGTCTGTGAATGGATGCCAAGACACTGTTCCTCAAATCACTGCAAAAGCTGGTCTATACCTTGAAGGATCAGTGTCACCTGCAACTTCTGATGTTGATATCAGGATTCTATCAGCTGGAAAGAGCAACTATGCCCATCTGAACAAAGGGGATGTAGCAACAGAGACAAAAACAGATTCTGATGGATCATTCTTTGCAGGTCCCTTGTACAATGACATAGAATATAAAGTTGAAGCTTCAAAG GATGGTTATCATCTCAAGCAAACTGGCCTGTACACCTTTGCTTGTCAGAAGCTTGGTCAGATATCAGTGCAGATTTATGGTGAAAATTCGGAGCTGTTACCATCAGTATTATTATCTTTGAGTGGCGAGGAAGGATACAGAAATAACTCAATTAGTGGTTCTGGCGGAACTTTCATCTTTGACAACTTATTTCCTGGAAGTTTCTATCTCCGACCTCTTCTTAAG GAATATAAATTTAACCCCTCAGCAGTTGCTATTGATCTTAATTCTGGGGAGTCTAGAGAGGCTGAATTCCGTGCAACCAGAGTGGCTTACAG TGCCATGGGTTCTGTGACACTGTTAACTGGTCAACCAAAGGAAGGTGTTTTTGTTGAAGCAAGATCTGAATCAACTGGTTATTATGAGGAAGCTACTACAGATGCTTTTGGTAGGTTTCGTCTTAGAGGACTTGTGCCTGGATCAACTTACTCTATAAGAGTGGTTGCAAAAGATAATCTCCAGCTTGCAGCAGTTGAGCGCGCTTCACCGGATTATGTGTCAGTTGAT GTTGGTCATGAAGACATCACTGGTATTGATTTTGTGGTTTTTGAACGCCCGGAAGTAACAATCTTGAGTGGTCACGTGGAAGGTGATGGTATTGATATGTTGCAGCCACATCTGTCTGTTGAAATCAGATCAGCAGCAGAACCTTCTAGAGTAGAATCTGTACTTCCTGTTCCTCTTTCATACTACTTTGAAGTGAGAGATTTGCCCAAAGGCAAGCATCTTGTTCAGCTTCGATCTGGCCTTCCATCACATACCCATAGGTTTGAATCAGAGTTGGTCGAAGTAGATCTGGAAAAGCAACCCCAAATTCATGTTGGCCCCCTTAAATATAAAACTGAAGAGCGCCATCAGAAGCAG GAACTGACCCCAGCACCAGTGTTTCCAGTTATTGTTGGAGTTTCTGTGATTGCACTGGTGATCAGTATGCCAAG GTTAAAGGACCTGTACCAGAGTGCTGTAGGAATTACCTCCCTAGGTTCAGGGGCTGCACCGATCAAAAAGGAGCCACGGAAGAACATAATAAGAAAAAGAGTGTAA